A segment of the Acidobacteriota bacterium genome:
ACGCATTTTGCCCACATCTCAAACAAGCCGTGCGTGTGTATCCAACGCGGATTGTAGCTCTTGATCGGCTTGATGATGCCGTATCGCGGCGTTTCGGTCTCCTCGATAAAGCTGCCGAACATACGATCCCATATTATCAGTACGCCTGCGTAGTTCTTATCGAGATACATTTCGTTCACGCCGTGATGCACTCTGTGGTGCGAAGGCGTATTAAATATGTACTCGAACCACGCGGGGAACTTATAAATTACCTTTGTATGTATCCAAAACTGATAGATCAGGTTGAATCCATGCATCGTCGCAAACATCCATGGGGCAAATCCAATGAGCATCAGCGGTGCGTAGAATATCCAATGCAGGATGCCTGAAAACCAACTCTGCCGAACTGCAACGCTGAGATTATATTCTTCGCTCGAATGATGCACGACGTGGAAATTCCAGAACAAACGCGATTCGTGGCTGACGCGGTGAAACACGTAATACAGAAAATCGTCCGCAAAGAACAACAACGCCCACGTGTACCATGCCTCAGCAGGGAATTTGAACGGTGCGATCTCGTAGAAATACAAGTACAGCAGCCCAGTCCCAAGCCCGAACAATGCGCCGAACACCACGCTCATGAATCCCATGAAAATGTTGCCCCAGGTATCTTTCCTATCCTTGTATTCCCCGTCATTTTTGCGAAGGTGCCACCATGCCTCCGCCGCGATCATCAGGGCGAAGAATGGAATGGCAATAACGGTCGGTCGCAGCATAACTAAAGGATAAAGGCGAAAGTATCATGGCACAAGCCCGCACGAAGTAAGGGCGTATCTTCCAACGTTGAGTGAAACGCCCTTACGATCGTACGGGCTTGTGCCAAAGAACTTGCCGGACTTACAATGCTTTCAATGAAACGCTTCATAAAGATCGCCGTTCTTATCCTCGCCATCGCTTTTATCGCTATCCAGTTCTTTCAGATCGACAAGACGAATCCGCCGGTCGTGCAGTCTGAGACGATCGAATCAATGACCAGCGTTCCGCCCGATGTTTCGATCATCATGGGCAAGGCATGCAACGACTGCCATACGAACAAGACAGTCTATCCGTGGTACTCATATATCCAACCGAACGGCTGGTTCCTCAGATCGCACGTCGATGACGGCAGGAAGGA
Coding sequences within it:
- a CDS encoding sterol desaturase family protein yields the protein MLRPTVIAIPFFALMIAAEAWWHLRKNDGEYKDRKDTWGNIFMGFMSVVFGALFGLGTGLLYLYFYEIAPFKFPAEAWYTWALLFFADDFLYYVFHRVSHESRLFWNFHVVHHSSEEYNLSVAVRQSWFSGILHWIFYAPLMLIGFAPWMFATMHGFNLIYQFWIHTKVIYKFPAWFEYIFNTPSHHRVHHGVNEMYLDKNYAGVLIIWDRMFGSFIEETETPRYGIIKPIKSYNPRWIHTHGLFEMWAKCVSEKAL
- a CDS encoding heme-binding domain-containing protein, with the protein product MKRFIKIAVLILAIAFIAIQFFQIDKTNPPVVQSETIESMTSVPPDVSIIMGKACNDCHTNKTVYPWYSYIQPNGWFLRSHVDDGRKEMNFSKFATYDDRKRAKKLEEICEEVTAGNMPLPSYT